The [Clostridium] scindens ATCC 35704 nucleotide sequence GGACGGCATAGTACAAAAGGCATGCTGCCCCCAGAAGCGTCAGCATTATCTACCACAACATTTCTTATACTTCTTGCCGGAGCCGCATGGACACGGATCATTACGCCCTACCTTCTTTCCCTTGCGGATAGTAGTGGACTCTTTCTGCTCCTTGTACAGTTTCTTCAGTTCTTCCTCCGAATAGATCTCCTTCCATTGTGGAAGTTCATACAGCCAGTCCGCTTTGGCTGCCACCATGTTCTTATATAATTTTTCCTTATCAAAGGCAAGGCTGACTACGGTATCTTCCTCCATCGTCTCAATCGGATTCTCTTCCTTCAGGCTTTCATTGATTCCATCCAGGAATCCAACCATGGTAAGCACTTCCTGGCCATACTTCTCTGCCAGTTCCTTGACGGTGCCCTTTACCTCCTCGTCCGGGTTGGACAGCAGCTTTTCATAGATTTCCTTCTCAATCTGGAAATAGGTGCCCCAGAAATTCTGCAACTGGCCCCTGTCTGCCTGCTCATCATAGGCAATATCTCTCCATTGATCTAATAATGTACGACTCATATTCATATACTCCTTTGTATTCATTTGCAATTTTCTCTTGCTCTTTATATAATATACTAAAGTCTTGATTGGATGTAAAGGATGATTCTGATGAAAAAAGTAAAACGTATTCTGGCTTTGGCAGGCGCAGTCCTTCTATTCTGCATGTATGCAAGCACCCTGGTGTTCGCCCTGACCGACCGTTCGCAGACAATGGGCCTTTTGAAAGCGTCCATTGCCTGCACCATAATTCTTCCAGTGTTAATATATGCCTATACTCTGGTATATAAGGTCACTCATCATGACCAGGATGATGATGACACCAAATAGTACTCAAAAGGCGTCAGTCCTCTTGCTCCCCGTAGCAGTTCTGACTCTTTTTTGGCGTGCTTTTTTTCCTTCTCCCTTATCTTTTTTCTCTTGGCAAGGTATTCTTCCATTGAAATCACTTCTGGCTCTGGATATTCCCAGTCTCTCTTATGCATAAACGATACCTCCATTTCCATTATTTATACTCGTTTTTTGTTAAAACTCCGAACTCCCGACTCTATTATTATATTGCTACGGTCCCCATTATATGACTCTTTTGTGTCAATACTATGGAAATTATCTAAAATAATGGTGATGGTTTCCTTAAGAATTTCAAAAGGCGCCCTGCCTAAGATTCCTTAGACGGGCGCCTGCATGTCTTACACATTCCTATATATAATATCATTTCTTCCCGGGCCATTCGATACCATGGTGATCGGGTATCCGATCTGCGCTTCGATGAATTCCACATACTTCCTGCAGTTTTCCGGAAGGTCTTCATACTTTGTGATGCCCCGGATATCGCTCTTCCATCCCGGAAGCGTCTGAAGCACCGGCCTTGCCCGATCAAGACGATGCGTGGTGGGGAAGTCCGTGGTAACCGCTCCGTCAATCTCGTAGCCTACGCACACCGGAATCTCATCTAAATACCCCA carries:
- a CDS encoding SEC-C metal-binding domain-containing protein, whose protein sequence is MSRTLLDQWRDIAYDEQADRGQLQNFWGTYFQIEKEIYEKLLSNPDEEVKGTVKELAEKYGQEVLTMVGFLDGINESLKEENPIETMEEDTVVSLAFDKEKLYKNMVAAKADWLYELPQWKEIYSEEELKKLYKEQKESTTIRKGKKVGRNDPCPCGSGKKYKKCCGR